The genomic region TTGGGAACTCACCCTTCATCTTCTTGAGCGTGGGATATATGGAGAAAAGGAGAACTATTCCAAATACAATATAAACTAGGTACTGAAGATGTAAAGAGTAAATGTAAGCCACAGTCAAGGAACCGACAATTGACCCCGCGGTAGTTGCGATCTCCAGTGAGATCCCTATTCTAACGCTAGTGATCCTCTCCTTAACATATGCCGAAGCGGAACCGCTGGACGTGGCTATTGTGGAGATCAGACTAGAACCAGTTGCGTAAATAATGGGTATTCCCAGGTAGAGAGTTAGGATCGGTACCAGGACCGTCCCTCCACCCAACCCAGTAAGTGACCCTAGAAAACCCGCTAGGATGCTGAAAAGAAGGATTGACAAAAAAGTCAGTATGACACTCATAATAATCGTGATTCATCACTATTCGCCATTTTTAAAACCAACCACCTATTCTTACGGTAACATTGCAATTTAAACTCTAAGGGGGTTAATTTTTATCTTCTTACTAGATTATAGTTATGAAAATCTGAAAGAAGAGGCCACAAAACTAAGCAAACGCTAAGATATATTTAATACCTTTCTCTCGCAATTTGTAATATGGATGGAATAACTGCAGGTTTCCTTAAACTCAAGGAATTAGTGGGAGAGGCCAGGGCATTCAAGCTCGAGGACCAATACACGTTGGTTGGAATCAGAAAATTGAGTTGCAAGGAGAAGTCCAAGATAGTGGATAGGGTACTGGACGAAGTTTACAAGTACGGAGATAGTTTCAATTTAACAATACTTCTCCTAGGAGAGGATGGATTAGAGAAGGTTAAGGATAGCCTTGGGGAGGACATAACTCAAGAACTCGTAGCAAAACTGGAAAAGTCGTAAAGCCTTACACTCTTGTTAACGGCGTTATCCATCATGGCTATGCAGTAAGAGCCCATCCTCACCAATTCCTTTCCTGCCTCGTTTTTAGGCGCTCCTTTTTCCAAGTTCCTGAATCCCTCCCTGATCTTTCCCATGGGTGATAGATCCTCTGTAAGAAACATGTTTACTGCTAGAATGAAGATCTCCCTCAACGTCTTGAAGTTACTGGCCATACTCTCTAGTTCTTCCCTTTTAATTTCCCTCAGGAAGAACATGAGATGGGTGATGAACCTTCCGAGGTCTCTCATGGCTATTGCAAACAATATCACGTCCTTAGGATATAACTGGAAATTAATCTCGTCGTCCCTCTGCACTCCGACTGCAATCATCCTTATGAGAAGCCTGTAGTCCTTGTTTAATATGGAAATCCTAGCTAGAAGATCCTCCCTCATCTCATTCGTGAAATTACCGAGAAGAAGTTCTACGTCGTTCAGAATGTTTTCTATCTTAGTGATGAACTGCTTCATGGATTCTATGAGGTTCCCATTCAGGTTTACGTTTACCCTGAACGTGATACTATCGAATGACTCTGACTCGACCTCGAGTCCGTAACACTGTAACTGTAGTTCCCTTAGTTCCTTCTTCACTTCAAGGGGTATTACCGAGCCTGATTTTACCACTATCCTGTCAAGTCCCTGCATGTAATAGGTGACTATGAGGTACTTCGTTGTCTCAAGGTCGCCCAACTCAATGACCTTCTCAAGGTTAGGCTTCACTGGAGGCCTTATCTTGAGACCGTCATAGACCTCGTAAACCTTCAATCCGCTCTTAACATCAAGTTTCATCTTTCTTACCCAATCACTAGGAAGAGAGATGATGTAGCTTCCTCCCTTGATTTTCTGCAATCTCCTTACATTCATTATTTATAGACATGAATATTTGTTTAAAAGATTATGCATTAAATGAAAAGGGTATATATGGCTTTAGATGAATATACAGTAATATAGAACGTCATCCTATACAAAGATTCCTTCAGGATCAAGAGCTGACTTTAGCCTAAGAAACGATTGAGTGGGTTTAGGCAAGCACTCCTCCTCACATCCCTTCTCCCCTAGGACCTTGAGACCCCTCGCCCTAAGTTTACCCATGTCCTCTCCGTTGTAGACTCTAGAGTATCCTGAACCATAATAGGAAACTATGCACTCCGCCTTTACCTCCTTCACTGACTCCCTCTCAAGGCCCCTTGTGGAGATGATGGAGTAAACCCTCTCCCCCGAGCATTCTGGAACCTCCGCTTGCCTGTAGTCCTTGGTAACCCTTCTCACGTAGTTAGAGTGTCCCAAAAACCACGCTATCATCTGTTCATTCTCCTTCTTGTACACGGTCACACCTACGGCACCGCGGAGAATTGCATCATTTATCTGCTCAGGTTTTATCTCCGCAGGGAAAATCTCCTCTGGCAATGGGATCACCCTCACAATCACGTCCAAATACACCCCAAGTCTACCCAGAGCCCCGGACATGGCCTTCCATATCTTGTATCCAGAGGAGAACTTCGGAGTCTTGCTTCCTGTCTTGATTACTTCTCCTAACCCCGTTAGAACCCTAGCCCCTAGAAGCCAATCTCTTGGATATCCGTGAAATAGACTGAAGTGAAACGGTAAGTTGAGGGAGGCGAATCCCCCCACGCTTCCCTCATGCACAAAGGGGATCCAGAGCCCCTCTCTCCTTAGGACTTCTAGTAATTCACGAAATGGAGTCCCAGACCTTACAGTGGCGTAAAGATCTCCTATGGAACTCTCCAACACTCCAGCGTACCTGAGGGTGGAGAGGTAAACGTCAGCACTCACCTTTTCCCCCACGTGACTTTGTCGCGTTCCAACCACATGTGCCTTTAATCCTCTCCCCCTAACCAGGTTAACTACGTCCCTGAACTCCTCCGCGGTCGCAGGTTCAACAATGACAGAGACTCTAGAGTCTTCCATTATCTTGATAGGGGCGATCTTTTCTAGATCGTCAACCCACATTACGATTTAATAGGGATACTGAACTATTTAAGGTGATGAACCTACACGATGAGTTGGCCTCCATCGTGGGAGACGAGTGGGTAATAACTGGGCAGGAGGCTAAGCTTTACTCCTACGACGGATTTACCGCAGTGGAAGGAGACCCCTCGATGGTGGTATTACCAGGTAACGAGGAGGAGGCAATCAGAGTTGTGAGATTACTCCTTGAGAAGGGAGCGAAGTTCGTCATGAGAGGAACAGGGACCAGTCTCAGCGGAGCCACTGTTCCCTTGGATGGGGAAGTAGTGGTTGGAATGGCTAGGCTAAACAGGGTGTACTCCCAGTCTGGCCTAGAGATTGAGGTAGGCCCTGGGATAGCAAACGTAATGGTGACTAAGAACGCGCCTCCACACCTGTTTTACGCTCCAGATCCATCCAGTTATACCGTATCCTCAATAGGGGGTAACATATCCCACGACTCTGGAGGTGTTCACGTGGTAAAGTATGGCCCCACGGTTAACAGCGTATTGGGCGTAAGGGTGATCCTACCTCACGGGGAGGTAGAGGACCTAGAGTATGGTCCATTTCTGTCAGCCCTACCCATATTTGTGGGCTCCGAGGGGACTCTAGGGGGGATCTTGAGAGCTAGGCTCAGGCTCTTTCCAAAGCCAGCAACCAGGAAGAGCATGTTTGCCACATTTGACAGCGTGAGAGACGCAGGGAGAGCTGTGGTCGGAATATTTAAGGCAGGAGTTATACCCTCCGCGCTGGAGATGATGGACAGGAATACCATAAGGGTAGTTGAGAGGAGTAGGTACAGGGCCAACGCTCCAGACGTGGAGGCACTCCTCCTCATAGAGCTAGATGGAAGTGAAGAGGCAGTTAACGAGCAGGAGATCCTGGTGAGCCAGGTAATCAAGGATAACAACGGAGAGAGAATATATCCAGATGACGGTGGAACAAAGCTCTGGAATGCTAGGAAGGGAGCATTCCCAGCAATGGGGGTAGTTGCCCCGGCATACCTAACCCTAGACTGTAACGTTCCCAGGGAGGCCTTACCTGATGTCCTCGCAGGTGTAGCGGAAATAGGGAGGAAAAAAGGTGTTCTAGTTGCAAACGTCTTTCATGCTGGAGACGGAAATCTTCATCCCCTCATTCCCTACTACCCGGATAAGGCTGAAAGCCTGAAGTTAGCCCTAGAAACTAGCGCAGAGATTATGAAACTTGCTCTGAGAATGGGAGGGGTGCCTTCGGGGGAACATGGAATAGGGATTGAGAAATTGAAGTACATGGACATGTATTACACCGAGGAGGAACTCCAGGTTCAAAGGAGAATCAAGAGGACATTTGACCAGGATAACCTCCTGAATCCCTGTAAGCTCCTCGGAGGGTGCAAGCCCAGGAACGAGGTTACGAGGTGGATGTGGGAATGGGACTAGAGGATGCATGCGTGCATTGTGGTTTCTGCCTTGAAGCTTGTCCCACCTACGTGGTTACAAGGTCAGAGATTCACTCACCACGTGGAAGGATAACCTCAGTGAGGTTGGGAATCTCCAGTGAGGGGATAGAGACCTGCATGTTCTGCAGGAGATGCGAACTGGCCTGCCCCAGTGGTGTAGAGTATGGAAAGTTGATACATAACGTGAGGCAGGAGAATGCCGCGAAAAAGGCCCTAAACCTAGTCATGGAGAAACCCTACCTTGCTTATAGACTCTTCAAGTCAAGTAAGGGATTGAATTCTCGCCTAGTCAGGAGGATTCACGAGCTCATACCCAACATGGATGAACCTCTAGAGTACAGAGAGGAGAGTCCAGAGGTTATACTTTTCCCTGGATGTCTCATGTCAGTAGCGTTTAGGAAAACAGTTGATAACGCGCTTCACTTCATTAAGTCTCGAGGATACAGGGTTGAGATCGTGAACGGGTGCTGTGGTCTGTCACATTACAGTGAGGGAGATAAGGCAAGAAGCAATGCCCTGATCCAACAGCTCAATGAGAAGTTCAAGGGAAAGAGAGTGGTTTCCCTATCCTCAAACTGCAGTGCCCATATGCGCGAAATGGGCCTCGAGATTGAGGACTTCTCTGAGTTTGCCCTATCGGAGCTAAGGGATGAGAGGAGGGAACTCATCGTCACAGTTCACGATCCCTGCCACGCCAATCTCCTTGGAATAACCAAGGTTACAAGAAAGGTCGTGGAAAAACTAGGAATAAGGGTGGTGGAGATGGACGAACCATCGTTCGAATGTGGAGCGGGAGGAGGATACTTCATTCATCACCCCGAAATAGCTGACAAGGTCATGGAGGTTAAGGCTGAAAAGGTGAAAAAATCAGGGCAGAAGCTCGTTCTGTCCACAAATCCAGCCTGCTCCCTTGCACTAGCGTTTAAGGGATTTAAGCCCGTGCATCTAGCTGATGTGTTGGAGGGAGTTGAGAACCTCAATCCTAGCTAGGTTGCTCTCCTCCATTAGATCTAAGCCACTTTCCTGAATTGTCTGAATCACTTCGTCGCCCAAGTTTGGTTTCACATATATTCGTGGACAATCCCTGACCTCTGCTAAATCCTCTAGATCCTTACCATTCTCCGAAATCCTTACCGAGATTCCCCAGTCGCAGTTAACGCATATCTGTCTCCTTGTGGGTCTCGGTATCACGTAAAGCTGAACCTCTGGCCTAGCTATGGAACCAGAGGGATGGAACCACTTGATGGCCTCAAGCCCTAGCCTAAGAAAACCTGCCCCTATGTTCTTACCTGCCACAGGGTAAGGAAACCTTTCTGCCAAATACATTCCCGCTATTTCATCGGCATCCAGTCCTCTTCCCATCACGAGCCTGGAAAACCATTGGGCCTCGAAATAGGCCTTCACGAATTCCCGATCCAGTTGAAGCATGTTTATACACTTTAAACAAGGGATATATATACATTATGGTAGTTTAACTTATTTTAATTATTTTAACTATTTAATTGGCCGTATTACTGCCCTTGGTCCCTTTTATAGAGTATTCAGGGAATAGTCTAGACATGATTGTGACAGTAATCAATCAAAAGGGAGGAGTAGGGAAGACAACAACGGCAGTGAATCTAGCGTATGCCCTGTCCAAGGGAAGAAACGTGGGTCTTCTTGACATTGATCCTGAGGGGGGTACTTCTTTCTCCTTTGGCATAAGGAGGGATAAAAAGGAGTTTCCCCTGGGAGGAAAAAGCGTGAATATCTTTAATATCGAGATCTTCCCTGCCCACCTAGGGCTATTGAAACTGGAACTGGGTGGAGAAGTTGAGGAAGTAGTTAAATCGATAAAATCGATTGCAGAAGGTTTTGACGTTTTAGTGATAGATACCCCGCCCAACTTAGGAACACTGGCAGTTGCTTCCATGATAGCTGCGGACAGGGTTATTTCACCCGTGACGCCACAACCCTTGGCCATAGAGGCGGTGAGAAATCTAGACTCCAGGCTCCAGAGTCTAGAGAAAAGGGCCATAGCCTTCGCCAGCATGTCAAAGAAGCCGATGGATATAGAACTTAGGGCTGTGAAGTTTGTCCAGATCTACGTTCCACCGTCAAAGCTCTTCTCTGAATCCTCTAGACTCGGTGTTCCCGCCTCTAGATATGAGGAAGTAAAGCTGAAGAAACCCAAGATAGCCAAGATCTACGAGGAATTGGGAAAGGTGGCTCTGAGTGAGTGAGCTAGATTTTTTGCTGAAGAGAAAGAAGAAGACCGAAGGAGTTCAGGGAGGAGAGAGTGGAGGGCAGAGAGTAGAGAGTAGAGTTCAGGGAGGAGAGAGTGGAGGGCAGAGAGTAGAGAGTAGAGTTCAGGGAGGAGAGAGTGGAGGGCAGAGAGTAGAGAGTAGAGTTCAGGGAGGAGA from Metallosphaera sedula DSM 5348 harbors:
- a CDS encoding FAD-binding oxidoreductase, giving the protein MWVDDLEKIAPIKIMEDSRVSVIVEPATAEEFRDVVNLVRGRGLKAHVVGTRQSHVGEKVSADVYLSTLRYAGVLESSIGDLYATVRSGTPFRELLEVLRREGLWIPFVHEGSVGGFASLNLPFHFSLFHGYPRDWLLGARVLTGLGEVIKTGSKTPKFSSGYKIWKAMSGALGRLGVYLDVIVRVIPLPEEIFPAEIKPEQINDAILRGAVGVTVYKKENEQMIAWFLGHSNYVRRVTKDYRQAEVPECSGERVYSIISTRGLERESVKEVKAECIVSYYGSGYSRVYNGEDMGKLRARGLKVLGEKGCEEECLPKPTQSFLRLKSALDPEGIFV
- a CDS encoding FAD-binding oxidoreductase — translated: MNLHDELASIVGDEWVITGQEAKLYSYDGFTAVEGDPSMVVLPGNEEEAIRVVRLLLEKGAKFVMRGTGTSLSGATVPLDGEVVVGMARLNRVYSQSGLEIEVGPGIANVMVTKNAPPHLFYAPDPSSYTVSSIGGNISHDSGGVHVVKYGPTVNSVLGVRVILPHGEVEDLEYGPFLSALPIFVGSEGTLGGILRARLRLFPKPATRKSMFATFDSVRDAGRAVVGIFKAGVIPSALEMMDRNTIRVVERSRYRANAPDVEALLLIELDGSEEAVNEQEILVSQVIKDNNGERIYPDDGGTKLWNARKGAFPAMGVVAPAYLTLDCNVPREALPDVLAGVAEIGRKKGVLVANVFHAGDGNLHPLIPYYPDKAESLKLALETSAEIMKLALRMGGVPSGEHGIGIEKLKYMDMYYTEEELQVQRRIKRTFDQDNLLNPCKLLGGCKPRNEVTRWMWEWD
- a CDS encoding SegC family DNA-binding protein; this encodes MLQLDREFVKAYFEAQWFSRLVMGRGLDADEIAGMYLAERFPYPVAGKNIGAGFLRLGLEAIKWFHPSGSIARPEVQLYVIPRPTRRQICVNCDWGISVRISENGKDLEDLAEVRDCPRIYVKPNLGDEVIQTIQESGLDLMEESNLARIEVLNSLQHIS
- a CDS encoding (Fe-S)-binding protein → MQAQERGYEVDVGMGLEDACVHCGFCLEACPTYVVTRSEIHSPRGRITSVRLGISSEGIETCMFCRRCELACPSGVEYGKLIHNVRQENAAKKALNLVMEKPYLAYRLFKSSKGLNSRLVRRIHELIPNMDEPLEYREESPEVILFPGCLMSVAFRKTVDNALHFIKSRGYRVEIVNGCCGLSHYSEGDKARSNALIQQLNEKFKGKRVVSLSSNCSAHMREMGLEIEDFSEFALSELRDERRELIVTVHDPCHANLLGITKVTRKVVEKLGIRVVEMDEPSFECGAGGGYFIHHPEIADKVMEVKAEKVKKSGQKLVLSTNPACSLALAFKGFKPVHLADVLEGVENLNPS
- a CDS encoding AbrB/MazE/SpoVT family DNA-binding domain-containing protein; amino-acid sequence: MNVRRLQKIKGGSYIISLPSDWVRKMKLDVKSGLKVYEVYDGLKIRPPVKPNLEKVIELGDLETTKYLIVTYYMQGLDRIVVKSGSVIPLEVKKELRELQLQCYGLEVESESFDSITFRVNVNLNGNLIESMKQFITKIENILNDVELLLGNFTNEMREDLLARISILNKDYRLLIRMIAVGVQRDDEINFQLYPKDVILFAIAMRDLGRFITHLMFFLREIKREELESMASNFKTLREIFILAVNMFLTEDLSPMGKIREGFRNLEKGAPKNEAGKELVRMGSYCIAMMDNAVNKSVRLYDFSSFATSS
- a CDS encoding ParA family protein → MIVTVINQKGGVGKTTTAVNLAYALSKGRNVGLLDIDPEGGTSFSFGIRRDKKEFPLGGKSVNIFNIEIFPAHLGLLKLELGGEVEEVVKSIKSIAEGFDVLVIDTPPNLGTLAVASMIAADRVISPVTPQPLAIEAVRNLDSRLQSLEKRAIAFASMSKKPMDIELRAVKFVQIYVPPSKLFSESSRLGVPASRYEEVKLKKPKIAKIYEELGKVALSE